One genomic window of Luteitalea pratensis includes the following:
- a CDS encoding gluconeogenesis factor YvcK family protein, whose translation MRLRELHVGCLGGGTGLPSLLGGLKTNPWLQVHAIVTMFDSGGSSGVLRDALGVLPPGDVLKCALALARDEGEARRVLLTRLPTLEHHRLGGHTGGNLLLSMMEQFSGDFQAAVDGLRAVLGCRGYVWPISTERASVCAEYGDGTTTSGEVEVDAGQAEGRFVRRVWLTPPVTIHPAARDALARADAIIIGPGSFYTSLLPPLLVEGVRDAVAQVQGPVVLVANLLTEGRGMADFTAADAVRHIGDQLGRPVDAVLFNDARPSDTVLERYAAENKHPLPLGDMPADVEVVEAPFWHGPIARHQRRRLAYAVWGVLARRLL comes from the coding sequence ATGCGGCTGCGCGAACTGCACGTCGGGTGCCTTGGCGGCGGGACGGGATTGCCCAGCCTCCTGGGCGGCCTCAAGACCAACCCCTGGCTCCAGGTCCACGCCATCGTCACGATGTTCGACAGCGGCGGCAGTTCCGGCGTGCTGCGCGACGCACTCGGCGTGTTGCCGCCGGGCGACGTGCTCAAGTGCGCGCTCGCGCTGGCGCGCGACGAAGGGGAGGCACGACGGGTGCTGCTGACGCGCCTGCCCACGCTCGAGCATCACCGGCTCGGCGGCCACACGGGCGGCAACCTGTTGCTGTCGATGATGGAGCAGTTCAGCGGCGACTTTCAGGCCGCCGTCGACGGCCTGCGCGCGGTGCTCGGCTGCCGCGGCTACGTGTGGCCGATCAGCACCGAACGCGCCAGCGTCTGCGCCGAATACGGCGACGGCACCACGACCAGCGGTGAGGTCGAGGTGGACGCGGGGCAGGCGGAGGGCCGCTTCGTGCGACGCGTCTGGCTGACGCCGCCGGTGACGATTCACCCCGCGGCGCGGGATGCCCTCGCGCGCGCCGACGCGATCATCATCGGGCCGGGCAGCTTCTACACGAGCCTCCTGCCGCCCCTGCTCGTCGAAGGGGTTCGGGACGCGGTCGCCCAGGTGCAGGGGCCGGTAGTGCTCGTCGCCAATCTGCTCACCGAGGGGCGCGGGATGGCTGATTTCACCGCCGCTGACGCCGTCCGCCACATCGGCGATCAACTTGGACGTCCCGTGGACGCCGTGCTCTTCAATGATGCCCGGCCGTCGGACACCGTTCTCGAACGCTACGCGGCCGAGAACAAGCATCCGCTGCCACTCGGCGACATGCCGGCGGACGTGGAGGTGGTGGAGGCGCCGTTCTGGCACGGACCGATCGCCCGCCACCAGCGCCGGCGCCTGGCGTACGCGGTCTGGGGCGTGTTGGCGCGACGCTTGCTGTAA